The Centroberyx gerrardi isolate f3 chromosome 19, fCenGer3.hap1.cur.20231027, whole genome shotgun sequence genome has a segment encoding these proteins:
- the mtdha gene encoding metadherin a isoform X1, with protein sequence MAVDLQALAVEKAELLSVRLKELLSSGQGYIRAQFGVDLGLKPELYPTWVILSTAVVGLLLLLSLSWAAVCGGLFAGKKRGSSVTQASGEPVKAHLTKTAKPEEQKKRNKKKSVDKKAQSNGQPATVAQEEVKVIEAASKPSPEIRTEKVHVAQAPVQVKKNKKKTKADVKPVQSVSTTDGKEPDDGAWETKVSNREKRQQRRKDKGPEDSGSPGGVDAPKSHVEAPVATAPANTRKSRGNHESLHSRTSGKGDAGSGPVSSSWREEPSVNGRGWADISLKIPGQMGTMEGDKWSAIPTAPRHRAQPERRSWGQETQATWSGIDGRMKTDLNPVTFSILGLNTTEPISNSLNLKWASHTNVDDEWSGFNGMAAADPSSDWNAPVEHWGNYEEAPVLATPAAPAKDQPAPNKVSDDEKDTEDPAGGAAKSKKKKKKKKKAEEEAAAVAQAVNSVPLVNTIPKPQEPPAVASNKPPPNMHSSQKKSEQVVEPPKPSQKKKVRKET encoded by the exons ATGGCAGTGGACTTGCAGGCTTTAGCGGTGGAAAAAGCGGAATTGCTGTCTGTCCGTTTGAAAGAGCTCCTGTCTTCCGGCCAGGGGTACATCCGAGCTCAGTTTGGGGTCGATCTGGGTCTGAAGCCCGAGCTGTATCCGACATGGGTCATCCTCTCCACCGCGGTGGtgggtctgctgctgctgctcagtctGTCCTGGGCCGCTGTCTGTGGCGGACTGTTCGCCGGGAAAAAGCGGGGATCCTCGGTCACCCAAGCCAGCGGCGAGCCTGTAAAGGCCCACTTAACCAAAACTGCCAAACCAGAGGAACAGAAGAAAAGGAACAAAAAGAAATCAGTTGATAAG aAGGCCCAATCCAACGGACAACCAGCGACTGTAGCTCAGGAGGAAGTGAAAGTCATTGAGGCAGCCTCCAAGCCGTCCCCAGAGATCAGAACTGAGAAG gTGCACGTGGCACAGGCCCCGGTGCAggtgaaaaagaacaagaagaaaACCAAGGCAGATGTGAAACCAGTCCAGAGTGTCTCTACCACTGATGGGAAGGAACCTGATGATG GCGCGTGGGAGACCAAGGTCAGTAACCGAGAGAAGAGGCAGCAGCGCAGGAAGGACAAGGGCCCCGAGGATTCTGGTAGCCCAGGAGGAGTGGACGCCCCCAAGAGCCACGTGGAGGCGCCTGTGGCCACAGCACCTGCCAACAccaggaagagcagaggaaacCATG AGTCCCTGCATTCAAGGACCAGTGGAAAGGGGGATGCAGGCAGTGGACCCG tGTCCTCCAGCTGGAGAGAGGAGCCGTCAGTCAATGGCAGAGGGTGGGCTGACATTTCCTTGAAGATCCCAGGTCAGATGGGAACCATGGAGGGCGACAAGTGGAGTGCCATTCCCACGGCTCCACGGCACAGGGCCCAGCCTGAGCGCCGGTCCTGGGGACAGGAGACACAAG CGACATGGAGTGGTATTGATGGCCGAATGAAGACTGACCTCAACCCTGTGACCTTCTCCATTCTGGGGCTGAACACGACAG agcCCATATCAAATTCTCTCAACCTGAAGTGGGCCAGCCACACTAATGTTGATGATGAATGGTCTGGATTCA ATGGGATGGCAGCGGCGGACCCCAGCTCCGACTGGAACGCCCCAGTAGAGCACTGGGGGAACTATGAAGAGGCGCCTGTGTTGGCGACACCAGCCGCTCCAGCCAAGGACCAGCCTGCCCCCAACAAG GTATCGGACGATGAGAAAGACACTGAGGATCCTGCCGGAGGAGCAGCCAAatccaagaagaagaagaaaaagaagaagaaagcagaggaggaggctgctgctgtggctcaGGCA GTGAACTCGGTGCCCCTGGTCAATACGATACCCAAGCCCCAAGAGCCTCCCGCAGTGGCCTCCAACAAGCCGCCTCCCAACATGCACTCCTCTCAGA AGAAGTCTGAGCAGGTGGTGGAGCCTCCAAAACCATCCCAGAAGAAGAAGGTCAGAAAAGAAACATGA
- the mtdha gene encoding metadherin a isoform X2, whose translation MAVDLQALAVEKAELLSVRLKELLSSGQGYIRAQFGVDLGLKPELYPTWVILSTAVVGLLLLLSLSWAAVCGGLFAGKKRGSSVTQASGEPVKAHLTKTAKPEEQKKRNKKKSVDKAQSNGQPATVAQEEVKVIEAASKPSPEIRTEKVHVAQAPVQVKKNKKKTKADVKPVQSVSTTDGKEPDDGAWETKVSNREKRQQRRKDKGPEDSGSPGGVDAPKSHVEAPVATAPANTRKSRGNHESLHSRTSGKGDAGSGPVSSSWREEPSVNGRGWADISLKIPGQMGTMEGDKWSAIPTAPRHRAQPERRSWGQETQATWSGIDGRMKTDLNPVTFSILGLNTTEPISNSLNLKWASHTNVDDEWSGFNGMAAADPSSDWNAPVEHWGNYEEAPVLATPAAPAKDQPAPNKVSDDEKDTEDPAGGAAKSKKKKKKKKKAEEEAAAVAQAVNSVPLVNTIPKPQEPPAVASNKPPPNMHSSQKKSEQVVEPPKPSQKKKVRKET comes from the exons ATGGCAGTGGACTTGCAGGCTTTAGCGGTGGAAAAAGCGGAATTGCTGTCTGTCCGTTTGAAAGAGCTCCTGTCTTCCGGCCAGGGGTACATCCGAGCTCAGTTTGGGGTCGATCTGGGTCTGAAGCCCGAGCTGTATCCGACATGGGTCATCCTCTCCACCGCGGTGGtgggtctgctgctgctgctcagtctGTCCTGGGCCGCTGTCTGTGGCGGACTGTTCGCCGGGAAAAAGCGGGGATCCTCGGTCACCCAAGCCAGCGGCGAGCCTGTAAAGGCCCACTTAACCAAAACTGCCAAACCAGAGGAACAGAAGAAAAGGAACAAAAAGAAATCAGTTGATAAG GCCCAATCCAACGGACAACCAGCGACTGTAGCTCAGGAGGAAGTGAAAGTCATTGAGGCAGCCTCCAAGCCGTCCCCAGAGATCAGAACTGAGAAG gTGCACGTGGCACAGGCCCCGGTGCAggtgaaaaagaacaagaagaaaACCAAGGCAGATGTGAAACCAGTCCAGAGTGTCTCTACCACTGATGGGAAGGAACCTGATGATG GCGCGTGGGAGACCAAGGTCAGTAACCGAGAGAAGAGGCAGCAGCGCAGGAAGGACAAGGGCCCCGAGGATTCTGGTAGCCCAGGAGGAGTGGACGCCCCCAAGAGCCACGTGGAGGCGCCTGTGGCCACAGCACCTGCCAACAccaggaagagcagaggaaacCATG AGTCCCTGCATTCAAGGACCAGTGGAAAGGGGGATGCAGGCAGTGGACCCG tGTCCTCCAGCTGGAGAGAGGAGCCGTCAGTCAATGGCAGAGGGTGGGCTGACATTTCCTTGAAGATCCCAGGTCAGATGGGAACCATGGAGGGCGACAAGTGGAGTGCCATTCCCACGGCTCCACGGCACAGGGCCCAGCCTGAGCGCCGGTCCTGGGGACAGGAGACACAAG CGACATGGAGTGGTATTGATGGCCGAATGAAGACTGACCTCAACCCTGTGACCTTCTCCATTCTGGGGCTGAACACGACAG agcCCATATCAAATTCTCTCAACCTGAAGTGGGCCAGCCACACTAATGTTGATGATGAATGGTCTGGATTCA ATGGGATGGCAGCGGCGGACCCCAGCTCCGACTGGAACGCCCCAGTAGAGCACTGGGGGAACTATGAAGAGGCGCCTGTGTTGGCGACACCAGCCGCTCCAGCCAAGGACCAGCCTGCCCCCAACAAG GTATCGGACGATGAGAAAGACACTGAGGATCCTGCCGGAGGAGCAGCCAAatccaagaagaagaagaaaaagaagaagaaagcagaggaggaggctgctgctgtggctcaGGCA GTGAACTCGGTGCCCCTGGTCAATACGATACCCAAGCCCCAAGAGCCTCCCGCAGTGGCCTCCAACAAGCCGCCTCCCAACATGCACTCCTCTCAGA AGAAGTCTGAGCAGGTGGTGGAGCCTCCAAAACCATCCCAGAAGAAGAAGGTCAGAAAAGAAACATGA